The Vibrio tapetis subsp. tapetis genome segment CCAAACCCCGTGAATGAATCGCTCAGGAGTACCAATCGATTTACTAACAAAATCAGGGTTAAATGGCCGCGGGGTTGCATTATGTTTCATCCGTTACTTCTCTCACGGTTAACCAAAATACAGGTAACTCTGCACTACGCAGAATCATTAAGAGAAGTCACCTCTTTCAATACGTTCAAGCATTTCCAAGACCAGTTCAGGTTCAGTAGTTAAACAATCACGAGGTGTTCGGCCAGATAGTGGGACTTTTGGGTTATTAATCCACTCTAGGGCTAGCTCTGGTGAGTCGAATAACCTGTCTAACGCTGCTCTAATGACTTCATGCTCTTCTAGTAACTTTTCTAGTTCATGTTTATCCGTCATAGCTTCTCCATATGCTACATGTGATACTTTTACAGTAACCCATTCTAACTGTTTTGTATTACTCTCTTATTCCAATGTCGTTTAACTGTCGGTAGTGAAAGATTGGTTGCTGTGGCGACTTTTGACTGACTAAGCCCTTGAGATTTCAGAGCTTGAACTCGCCTCGTAGTAGCTGTCGCTTCAGGCCGCCCTACTCGCTTACCTTCAGCCCTAGCACGAGCTTGACCTTCGATGGTACGTTCACGAATTCTATTTCGCTCAAATTCCGCAAATGCTGAGAACATTTGCAGCATTAGCCTCCCTTCTGAAGAACCAAGATCCTGTATAGGCAAATCTAGAGAAATGGGAGTTACACCTTTCTCGATCAACATACTAATCGTACGTTGAACATCAATATTATCTCTACCCAGCCGATCCAGCTTTAAAACAATCAGGCTATCGCCAGTTTCTAACTTATGGTCGATTAAGGTTTTGAAAGCCTTCCTTTCGATAGCTGGGACAGAGCCAGATACCGTTTCACTAATTATTCGATTCTGCTGGATTTCATATCCAGCACTTCGAATAGCAAGCACTTGGTTGTCAGTAGTCTGTTCACTTGTTGAAACACGGCAATAAGCAAATATACGCCCAGTACTCATTGTAGATCTCAATATTGGTATCATAACTAGTATCAACAATAACAAAGGTATCATAAATAAACAATACCCACTAAATGACACCATGTCAGGTATATAATTAGTAGTATCAACAAACGAGTATTTGTTGATACCACACTATACTTTTTTAACAAATATACTCTGCAAAGCAAGTATTACACCTAAAATAAACCATAAAAGATCAGCGATATTAAGCTAATTCCAAACCAAATGAGAATCACATTGAACTGAAGATGTATGTAAAGAGACCTAGAGGATGAGTGTAATAGTGCGTATTAAAGAAAATAGACATCATTATTCAAACTAAACACACCTTCTTCGTATATTTACAAACTAAATAAATACAATACATAGAGATACAAACAGACGAAAGTTAATTTTGTATTACTACATACCATGAGATGATGAGTAATAAAATTAAAAACATAACATAAAATAAATGTTTACTTTATTTAAAAATGAAAATAATATAATTTTATAATCAAGAATAAATAGTTTCAGATAACGATAAATATAAAGTAACAAGCTGGTATCAAAAATTACTATTCGTCCCGAATAATTTTTAAAATGCTTCACTATGTTCAGTTACGCTAACCGACTTCGTCGTTATCGTTATTAGTAACAACACATAATAATAAGAACAATAAAATGAATAAACAAAAATCAGAAGAAGTGAAAAAATCACTCATAGCATACTCGTTACTAAATAGAAGTAAGCAAAAGACATTTATTAATTTAGTCAATGGAAAAGAAAGTTCTAAAGATGACATTGGCATAATAGTAACTCAATTAACGCCTCCTTACTCTGAATGTAAAAAATTATATTCAGAATTGACTATCGAAAACTACAAGGCAATGATAAACCTTGCAACCATCTCAATACACACTATCAATACAGCTGGCAGAAACAGAGAACAATGCCAAAAATTAGTAAGAAAAATCATGTCTTATTTCAAAGCGACAAGAAAAGATAGTAACCAATTATGCGTAAAAACCGTAAAGACACTTCTGACAGAGTCTGAATACGACAGTTTCATTAGTGCAATGAAAAGTTATAATTATAAAAACAAAAGCGCATTTTTGAGAGATCACGTCACTGATAACATAGAGGTAAAACCGAACAATGATCAAGAATCATATGAATATTTCAGAGTGACACAAAACCTTGCATCACAACTAACAAACCTAATCAGTAACATAAAAAGCACTGATGACTTGAATGATGTAGATAATCTTTTTATGAAAGCAATTAATGAACTAGTACAAAACATATTATTAACTCGAAATCTAGCGGTTAATAACCACAATCAGAAAACATCAAAATATCTCGCACTACATCATTTATCATCGGTTCAATTAAGAGCTTTATACCTTGAGAAGCTAGAGCAAGAAAATGAATAGCCTAATAATTAAAACAACAAATGGTCTATATATGATTTTTGAAGAATTAAAATGTAAAAACAGCAAGCAGACTATATTAGATGCTAATCACCTAGTCCTATATGTATCAAGATCGAGTGATGATGTAACTCGTATGGTTAATTATACGGCTGGAAAAAGAAAAAGTGAACCTGATGCATCCCATTTCATTGTAAGCAATGAGTTAGATGCTGAGGATAACAATCTAGAGAGTATCATTCTACAACTACAAGATGCGTATAAACTGAACAAAAATACACAGCAATCATATAGACACTTCATTGTATCTTTAAGCGAAAATGAATCTCTGAATGATAATGGGTGGCGTAAGGTAATTAAAGAACTGATGACCGCCTTGGGTTATGACAACGCCAAATACATTGCTTATAAGCACAGTGATACCGAAAACGAGCACGTACATATTGTTACTTCAACTGTTGACCTCATGTCTAGGAAAGTGATCAGCAATTGGCAGTCGCATACGAATGCACAAGTTGTAATGAGAAAGATGGAGAAAGAGTTTGGCTTAAAAAAAGTAAATAGCTCAGATAACAACCAATTTAAAACTTCTAACATAAACAAACAGTTTAAGTTTAAACGAATGATTGGTCGAAAAATTGATGTTGCTATCAACAACCTTAACCAAAACTCAAAATTGTTCGACTTTGAGCTTGAGCTACTAAAGGAAGGTATCACAATAGCGCTATCAGAAAGTAGTGATGAAAAATTTAAGGGTCTAACTTACTCTTTTAATGATATCCATTTTTCTGCATCGCAACTCAAATCAGGGAATAAATATACGCTGGGTGGCCTTATAAAAAGAGGAGTACTATGTGAAGGATCAAACGTTATAAGTAACTATATTCCAATCCCAAAGTCCACATTAATAGCTTTCAGTTTAACGCGTAAACAAGCAATACATTATGTAAACAAGCTCAAAGAACAAACTGACAACTTCAATCAATCTATATTTAACAATCAAATGTCAATCTCTACATCAAAAGCAAAAAAAGAAAAATTTAGAAATCATAGGTATTGGCGTGAATATGCAAAAAGAATAAGGGCAAGCAGAACAACAGATCGCATGGTTGAACAGGCAATATTTAAAATTGAAAAGGATATAAATAATAACGGAATCGCAATGAACTCTTTATTGTACAATCTTTTCATTATGTTATTTGAAGATTTAAAGCGAAGCTTTAATCATTTCAACATAGATACTAACTTAAGAAATAGTCAAATCAAAAATAAAACCCAACTAAACTTAGAGAGAAATTATGAATAAGAAAGTGACCTTTAAAACGATCAGTAATAATGTTAATACATTATCTACATCGAAAATAAATAAAACCATTTCAAAATCTATAACTAAACACAAAAATGGAAAACGTATTTACCTGAGAGTTTTCGATAAAAACGTTATGAACACAAAAGGTAAACCTGGGAAACAGATCACTCTAGCTTCACTTCCACTTGATCTTGTCTATATCCCTTCTCTTAATGTATTTCAAAATAAATATGTCACTGAAGAAGGAAAAGCTGGGCTTTACAAAGTTGACGATGATGACTATCGAAGGATGATCAACATTTTAAAGCCTTATGTCATCTATA includes the following:
- a CDS encoding MbcA/ParS/Xre antitoxin family protein, whose protein sequence is MTDKHELEKLLEEHEVIRAALDRLFDSPELALEWINNPKVPLSGRTPRDCLTTEPELVLEMLERIERGDFS
- a CDS encoding recombinase family protein, producing MSTGRIFAYCRVSTSEQTTDNQVLAIRSAGYEIQQNRIISETVSGSVPAIERKAFKTLIDHKLETGDSLIVLKLDRLGRDNIDVQRTISMLIEKGVTPISLDLPIQDLGSSEGRLMLQMFSAFAEFERNRIRERTIEGQARARAEGKRVGRPEATATTRRVQALKSQGLSQSKVATATNLSLPTVKRHWNKRVIQNS
- a CDS encoding relaxase/mobilization nuclease domain-containing protein; translated protein: MIFEELKCKNSKQTILDANHLVLYVSRSSDDVTRMVNYTAGKRKSEPDASHFIVSNELDAEDNNLESIILQLQDAYKLNKNTQQSYRHFIVSLSENESLNDNGWRKVIKELMTALGYDNAKYIAYKHSDTENEHVHIVTSTVDLMSRKVISNWQSHTNAQVVMRKMEKEFGLKKVNSSDNNQFKTSNINKQFKFKRMIGRKIDVAINNLNQNSKLFDFELELLKEGITIALSESSDEKFKGLTYSFNDIHFSASQLKSGNKYTLGGLIKRGVLCEGSNVISNYIPIPKSTLIAFSLTRKQAIHYVNKLKEQTDNFNQSIFNNQMSISTSKAKKEKFRNHRYWREYAKRIRASRTTDRMVEQAIFKIEKDINNNGIAMNSLLYNLFIMLFEDLKRSFNHFNIDTNLRNSQIKNKTQLNLERNYE